The bacterium genome has a segment encoding these proteins:
- the purN gene encoding phosphoribosylglycinamide formyltransferase, whose protein sequence is MIKIAVFASGGGSNLQALIDAQDAGTFPKGRLSLVFSNVPTAGALERAEKHRIESVSIASKGYPGTREAYDRDVLGLCQAKRIDLICLAGYMRILTPVLIRPYLYRMMNIHPALLPKFGGEGMYGHHVHEAVIRSKERESGATVHFVTEGVDAGPIILQGDVKVLPGDTPETLADRVLKVEHRLYPEAVRLFCEGKIKVVEDRVRILN, encoded by the coding sequence AGGATGCGGGAACCTTTCCCAAGGGCCGCCTCAGCCTGGTCTTCTCCAATGTCCCGACGGCAGGAGCCCTGGAAAGGGCCGAAAAGCACCGTATCGAATCCGTCTCCATCGCCAGCAAGGGATATCCGGGTACCCGGGAAGCCTATGACCGGGATGTCCTCGGCTTGTGCCAGGCCAAGAGGATCGATCTCATCTGCCTGGCGGGCTATATGCGGATCCTCACCCCGGTCCTGATCCGCCCCTACCTTTACCGCATGATGAACATCCATCCTGCCCTTTTGCCAAAATTCGGAGGGGAAGGCATGTATGGGCACCATGTCCATGAGGCGGTCATCCGCTCGAAGGAAAGGGAATCGGGCGCCACGGTCCATTTCGTGACCGAAGGGGTGGACGCGGGTCCCATTATCCTTCAAGGGGACGTGAAGGTCCTGCCGGGGGATACCCCCGAAACCCTTGCCGACCGGGTCTTGAAGGTGGAACACCGTCTTTATCCGGAGGCTGTCCGTCTCTTTTGCGAGGGAAAGATCAAGGTCGTGGAAGACCGGGTCAGGATTTTAAATTGA